The Phyllopteryx taeniolatus isolate TA_2022b chromosome 17, UOR_Ptae_1.2, whole genome shotgun sequence genome window below encodes:
- the LOC133466816 gene encoding sodium- and chloride-dependent GABA transporter 2-like, which translates to MVTKEDGCSCDVFVPSGGQRKLKETEERGYWGTKAEFILTVMGAVIGPGNVWRFPYLCYKNGGGVFFIPYILFMFTCGIPLFFLETAMGQYTNQGGITCWKKFCPLFQGIGYASHLIIAFSATSYIIIIAWAFFYLFSSFSADLPWATCGNDWNTDSCIDFSIANQSLAVTHRQNTTLPVVEFWERRVLKISGGIEEVGSLRWELVLCLILAWVICYFCIWKGIKSTGKAAYFTATFPFAMLLVLLIRGVTLPGAMDGIIYYIYPDVSRLSDPQVWLDAGTQIFFSYAIGFGFLTSLGSYNTYNNNCYKDCFYLCLLNSATSVVAGFAMFSVLGFMTYEQGVDIAEVAESGPGLAFIVYPRAVAMMPMPQVWAVCFFLMIILLCLDSQFVGLECLMTSLVDLYPSYLRQGYRRELVLLAICTVSCLLGLSLVTEGGMYLLQLVDFYICSGTTLLLLSICQSVSIAWVYGAERFYGNITDMIGYRPGPLMKLCWCYFTPCLCFGTFMFSVVRYSPLKFSSTYVYPLWANILGWFLATISLSLIPLFVFYKLVHGEGTLRQRFLLLCLPEDDLKCLPPLEDNVVTPLTGLKPLSRAEEVTK; encoded by the exons ATGGTCACAAAGGAGGATGGTTGCAGTTGTGATGTTTTTGTGCCCAGCGGAGGGCAAAGGAAGCTGAAAGAAACAGAGGAACGGGGATACTGGGGCACCAAAGCTGAGTTCATTCTCACTGTGATGGGTGCCGTCATTGGACCGGGCAATGTGTGGAGATTTCCTTACCTGTGCTACAAAAACGGCGgag GTGTGTTCTTCATCCCTTACATTTTGTTCATGTTCACTTGCGGGATCCCCTTGTTTTTTCTCGAGACCGCTATGGGACAGTACACCAACCAGGGGGGGATTACGTGTTGGAAAAAGTTTTGCCCACTTTTTCAAG GGATCGGCTACGCGAGTCACCTTATCATTGCGTTCAGCGCCACGTCCTACATTATTATTATCGCGTGGGCATTCTTTTATCTGTTCTCCTCCTTCAGCGCAGACTTGCCTTGGGCCACGTGTGGAAACGACTGGAACACAG ACTCATGCATAGACTTCAGCATTGCAAATCAGAGCCTCGCTGTGACACACAGGCAGAACACCACTCTGCCTGTTGTAGAGTTCTGGGA GCGCAGAGTGCTGAAGATCTCTGGTGGTATTGAGGAGGTGGGGAGCTTGAGGTGGGAGCTAGTCTTGTGTCTCATCCTGGCATGGGTCATCTGCTACTTTTGCATTTGGAAGGGGATCAAATCCACTGGGAAG GCGGCCTACTTCACAGCAACTTTCCCCTTCGCTATGCTGCTGGTTTTGCTCATACGTGGTGTGACGCTGCCAGGGGCAATGGACGGAATTATTTATTACATCTACCCTGACGTATCCCGCCTATCAGATCCACAG GTGTGGTTAGACGCTGGCACGCAGATCTTCTTTTCTTATGCCATTGGCTTTGGGTTCCTGACCTCTCTTGGGAGTTACAATACTTACAACAACAACTGTTACAA GGATTGTTTCTACTTATGTTTGCTGAACAGTGCCACCAGTGTTGTGGCAGGCTTTGCCATGTTCTCCGTCTTGGGATTTATGACCTACGAACAAGGTGTCGATATTGCAGAGGTGGCAGAATCAG GTCCAGGACTGGCCTTCATCGTTTACCCGCGTGCTGTAGCCATGATGCCCATGCCACAAGTGTGGGCCGTGTGTTTCTTCCTCATGATCATTCTACTCTGCTTGGATAGTCAG TTTGTCGGTCTGGAGTGTCTGATGACGTCGCTGGTCGATCTTTACCCATCTTACCTACGTCAAGGCTACAGACGTGAGCTGGTCCTGCTGGCCATCTGCACCGTCTCCTGTCTGCTCGGACTTTCCCTGGTGACCGAG GGAGGGATGTACCTGCTGCAGCTAGTGGATTTCTACATTTGCAGCGGGACGACCTTGCTCCTGCTGTCCATCTGCCAGTCGGTCAGCATTGCCTGGGTCTATG GGGCCGAGCGTTTCTATGGGAACATCACAGATATGATTGGTTATCGTCCGGGTCCACTAATGAAGCTCTGCTGGTGCTACTTTACTCCCTGTTTATGTTTT GGCACCTTCATGTTCTCCGTAGTCAGATACTCTCCCTTGAAGTTCAGCAGCACTTATGTTTATCCACTGTGGGCCAACATTCTGGGCTGGTTCTTGGCCACCATCTCCCTCTCCCTCATCCCTCTCTTTGTGTTCTACAAACTAGTACATGGAGAGGGCACCCTCCGTCAG CGATTCCTGTTGCTGTGCCTTCCCGAAGACGACCTGAAATGTCTTCCCCCGCTAGAAGACAATGTCGTCACTCCCCTCACCGGGCTTAAACCTTTATCCCGTGCTGAGGAAGTCACTAAATGA